A region of Deltaproteobacteria bacterium DNA encodes the following proteins:
- a CDS encoding enoyl-CoA hydratase produces MTDAPVLLREDKDGVATLTLNRPDQFNSLSEALIDALSGELTRIASDETVRVVVLAGAGRAFCAGHDLKEMRANPRQSYYEDLFGRCGRMMQQVVALPKPVIARVHGVATAAGAQLVASCDLALASENARFGTTGINLGLFCSTPSVAVSRAIGKKRAFELLFTGDMIDAKTAESVGLVNRAVPLAELDAEVAKLAKKLSAQLPVAVRTGKQMFEKQLRMELPDAYKFAGDTMASNMMEADTVEGIDAFIEKRDPKWKRA; encoded by the coding sequence ATGACCGACGCACCCGTGCTGCTGCGCGAGGACAAGGACGGGGTGGCCACGCTCACGCTGAACCGCCCCGATCAGTTCAACTCGCTGAGCGAAGCGCTGATCGACGCGCTCTCGGGCGAGCTGACGCGCATCGCGAGCGACGAGACGGTGCGCGTGGTCGTGCTCGCCGGCGCCGGCCGCGCGTTCTGCGCGGGGCACGACCTGAAGGAGATGCGCGCGAACCCGCGCCAGAGTTATTACGAGGATCTGTTCGGGCGCTGCGGGCGCATGATGCAGCAGGTCGTCGCGCTGCCGAAGCCGGTGATCGCGCGCGTGCACGGCGTCGCGACCGCGGCCGGCGCGCAGCTCGTCGCGAGCTGCGATCTCGCGCTCGCGAGCGAGAACGCGCGCTTCGGCACCACGGGCATCAACCTCGGCCTGTTCTGCTCGACGCCGAGCGTGGCCGTGTCCCGCGCGATCGGGAAGAAGCGCGCCTTCGAGCTGCTCTTCACCGGCGACATGATCGACGCCAAGACCGCCGAGAGCGTCGGCCTCGTCAACCGTGCCGTGCCGCTCGCCGAGCTCGACGCCGAAGTCGCGAAGCTCGCGAAGAAGCTCTCCGCGCAGCTGCCCGTCGCGGTGCGCACGGGCAAGCAGATGTTCGAGAAGCAGCTGCGCATGGAGCTTCCCGACGCCTACAAGTTCGCCGGCGACACCATGGCCTCGAACATGATGGAGGCCGACACGGTGGAAGGGATCGACGCGTTCATCGAGAAGCGCGATCCGAAGTGG
- a CDS encoding aromatic ring-hydroxylating dioxygenase subunit alpha, translating to MSRAKLIEMAKHMVTLTQEDRVEQAPDVLRIPAQHYLSEERAKLEKEKIFKRVPLMLAASCELPKAGDYKSIEAASVPVLIARGTDGVARAFVNSCAHRGAQIITETCGNARRFTCPYHAWAYDLEGKLTGVFQEKDFGKVDRATHGLITLPTLERAGLIWVILDRNSKLSIENFLCGYDEMLGGFGFESWYFFARRTLKGPNWKIAYDGYLDLYHLPILHKNTFGPDMPNRALYYPWGPHQRVTALGRNAPTRVDQVGAGTASSNELKAPEEWPDAALMSGVWTIFPHISIASFDGGGRGVMISQLFPGESALESYTVQNYLMEKPPTDEQRESADKMFGMLEFVVREEDYATGLRQQRALQSGARTHVLFGRNESGGQRFHGYTDRLIAMSDEELCKEFGG from the coding sequence ATGTCCCGCGCGAAGCTGATCGAGATGGCGAAGCACATGGTGACCCTCACGCAGGAGGATCGAGTCGAGCAGGCGCCCGACGTGCTGCGCATCCCGGCGCAGCACTACCTCAGCGAAGAGCGCGCGAAGCTCGAGAAGGAGAAGATCTTCAAGCGCGTGCCGCTGATGCTCGCGGCGTCGTGCGAGCTGCCGAAGGCTGGCGACTACAAGTCGATCGAGGCGGCCTCTGTACCCGTGCTGATCGCGCGCGGGACCGACGGCGTCGCGCGCGCGTTCGTGAACTCGTGCGCGCACCGCGGCGCGCAGATCATCACCGAGACGTGCGGCAACGCGCGGCGCTTCACCTGCCCGTATCACGCCTGGGCCTACGACCTCGAAGGCAAGCTCACGGGCGTCTTCCAAGAGAAGGACTTCGGCAAAGTCGACCGCGCGACGCACGGCCTAATCACTCTGCCGACGCTCGAACGCGCGGGCCTGATCTGGGTGATTCTCGATCGCAACTCCAAGCTCTCGATCGAGAACTTCCTGTGCGGCTACGACGAGATGCTCGGCGGCTTCGGCTTCGAGTCCTGGTACTTCTTCGCGCGCCGCACGCTGAAGGGTCCTAACTGGAAGATCGCCTACGACGGCTATCTCGATCTCTATCACCTCCCCATCCTTCACAAGAACACCTTCGGCCCCGACATGCCGAACCGCGCGCTCTACTACCCGTGGGGCCCGCACCAGCGCGTGACCGCGCTCGGCCGCAACGCGCCCACGCGCGTCGACCAAGTGGGCGCGGGCACCGCGTCGTCGAACGAGCTGAAGGCGCCCGAGGAGTGGCCGGACGCGGCTCTGATGAGCGGTGTGTGGACGATCTTCCCGCACATCTCGATCGCGTCGTTCGACGGCGGCGGGCGCGGCGTGATGATCTCGCAGCTCTTCCCCGGCGAGAGCGCGCTCGAGTCGTACACGGTCCAGAACTACTTGATGGAGAAGCCGCCGACCGACGAGCAGCGCGAGAGCGCGGACAAGATGTTCGGGATGCTCGAGTTCGTGGTCAGGGAAGAGGACTACGCGACGGGTCTGCGCCAGCAGCGCGCGCTGCAGAGCGGCGCACGCACGCACGTACTGTTCGGCCGCAACGAGAGCGGCGGTCAGCGCTTCCACGGCTACACGGACCGCCTGATCGCGATGAGCGACGAAGAGCTCTGCAAAGAGTTCGGAGGCTGA
- a CDS encoding amidohydrolase family protein encodes MPGDLTWLAQHREDVLEPELAICDPHHHLWDRVSHSERFLLDELLAEFGGHRVVSTVFVECAAFYRADGDEALRFVGETEFVQGVAAMSASGHYGEVRACAGIVSRADLTRGADVPRLLDAHIAASPNRFRGIRHASAFDPNPEIRRSHTAPPAGLLGDAAFRRGFAELERRGLSFDAWLYHHQIPELTALARAFPNVTIVFDHFGGPLGIGPYQGKRAEIFAQWKRDVAELARCENVVAKLGGLLMAINNWGFDKRPKPPGSEEIAATTRDWYLHAIDRFGPKRCMFESNFPMDRVSCSYPVLWNSFKRIASGFNAEEKKEMFRGTAERVYRI; translated from the coding sequence ATGCCCGGCGACCTGACTTGGCTCGCGCAGCATCGCGAAGACGTGCTCGAGCCCGAGCTCGCGATCTGCGATCCGCACCACCACCTGTGGGACCGCGTCAGCCACAGCGAGCGCTTCCTGCTCGACGAGCTGCTCGCCGAGTTCGGCGGGCATCGCGTGGTGAGCACCGTGTTCGTCGAGTGCGCCGCGTTCTATCGCGCGGACGGCGACGAGGCGCTGCGCTTCGTGGGCGAGACGGAGTTCGTGCAGGGCGTCGCGGCGATGAGCGCGAGCGGGCACTACGGCGAAGTGCGCGCGTGCGCGGGCATCGTGAGCCGCGCGGACCTGACACGCGGCGCCGACGTGCCGCGCCTGCTCGACGCGCACATCGCCGCCAGCCCGAACCGCTTCCGCGGCATCCGCCACGCGAGCGCCTTCGACCCGAACCCGGAGATCCGCCGCTCGCACACCGCGCCGCCGGCCGGCTTGTTAGGCGACGCCGCCTTCCGCCGCGGCTTCGCCGAGCTCGAGCGGCGCGGCCTCAGCTTCGACGCCTGGCTCTATCACCACCAGATCCCCGAGCTCACCGCGCTGGCGCGCGCGTTCCCGAACGTGACGATCGTGTTCGATCACTTTGGCGGCCCGCTCGGCATCGGGCCTTATCAGGGCAAGCGCGCCGAGATCTTCGCGCAGTGGAAGCGCGACGTGGCCGAGCTCGCGCGCTGCGAGAACGTCGTCGCGAAGCTCGGCGGCCTGCTCATGGCCATCAACAACTGGGGCTTCGACAAGCGCCCGAAGCCGCCCGGCTCCGAAGAGATCGCCGCCACCACGCGCGACTGGTACCTGCACGCGATCGACCGCTTCGGCCCGAAGCGCTGCATGTTCGAGAGCAACTTCCCGATGGACCGCGTCTCGTGCAGTTATCCCGTGCTGTGGAACAGCTTCAAGCGCATCGCGTCGGGATTCAACGCGGAGGAGAAGAAGGAGATGTTCCGCGGGACGGCGGAGCGGGTGTATCGGATCTAA
- a CDS encoding TlpA family protein disulfide reductase, which yields MILDRLDPSAAEFARGTGWELKPEGACKAEVCMPVPASARRSDGRVNVPAVADALGMALVASEAHKLWALGPVSGGRALTTAVAPDLTLPQRDGNPFRLGSLKGTKVFMCSWASWUGCRMDLPVWQAVRNELRPLGVEIVLVAMDTNTSAATPIIDDAKTTYPQLLDPEHSLGALLGIINVPMSVWIDEAGMIVRPAEPAFAPRERGYGATELPPETPQRMREMLAEASKLDIDLQATITMLRDWARNGAKSRYVLTPEQVIERSAARPKSVSEAAANFELGQHLHRNGHEAAARPFFRAAHRLQPENWTYKRQAWSMVDPLQGPTEHYDSDWLSDVKKIGAKNYYARVEA from the coding sequence ATGATCCTCGACCGCCTCGATCCCAGCGCCGCCGAGTTCGCGCGCGGCACGGGCTGGGAGCTGAAGCCCGAAGGCGCGTGCAAAGCCGAAGTCTGCATGCCGGTTCCCGCGAGCGCGCGCCGCAGCGATGGCCGCGTGAACGTGCCGGCGGTCGCGGACGCGCTCGGCATGGCGCTCGTCGCGAGCGAAGCGCACAAGCTCTGGGCGCTCGGCCCCGTGTCGGGCGGCCGAGCCCTAACAACCGCCGTCGCGCCCGATCTCACGCTGCCGCAGCGCGACGGCAACCCGTTCCGGCTCGGCTCGCTGAAGGGCACGAAGGTCTTCATGTGCTCGTGGGCGAGCTGGTGAGGCTGCCGCATGGACCTGCCCGTGTGGCAGGCGGTGCGAAACGAGCTGCGCCCCCTCGGCGTCGAGATCGTGCTCGTAGCGATGGACACGAACACGAGCGCCGCGACGCCGATCATCGACGACGCGAAGACGACTTACCCGCAGCTGCTCGATCCCGAGCACTCGCTCGGCGCGCTGCTCGGCATCATCAACGTGCCGATGAGCGTGTGGATCGACGAAGCGGGCATGATCGTGCGCCCCGCGGAGCCCGCCTTCGCGCCGCGCGAGCGCGGCTACGGCGCGACCGAGCTGCCGCCCGAGACGCCGCAGCGCATGCGCGAGATGCTGGCCGAAGCGTCGAAGCTCGACATCGACCTGCAGGCCACCATCACGATGCTGCGCGACTGGGCGCGCAACGGCGCCAAGAGCAGGTACGTCCTAACACCTGAGCAGGTGATCGAGCGCTCCGCCGCGCGCCCGAAGTCGGTGTCCGAAGCCGCCGCGAACTTCGAGCTGGGCCAGCACTTGCACCGCAACGGCCACGAAGCCGCGGCGCGCCCGTTCTTCCGCGCCGCGCATCGCCTCCAGCCCGAGAACTGGACGTACAAGCGCCAGGCCTGGTCGATGGTGGATCCGCTGCAAGGCCCGACCGAGCACTACGACAGCGACTGGCTCAGCGACGTGAAGAAGATCGGGGCGAAGAACTACTACGCGAGGGTGGAGGCGTAG
- a CDS encoding phosphotransferase, protein MSLAIPTPESITPAFFTELLRRAGHAGATVARFDATPVGTGQIGRCVRFAFELAGDAAGAPRTLVGKFPSLDPLSRQTGVQLRNYAREIFFYRELAARIPIGKPRCYYAEIAGEGPEFALILEDMAPAQQGDQLAGCTPEVARAALVELAKLHAPTWMDARLRGLDLIAEPNDERAAQGRDLYAAMLPAFLARFAPRLERDEQEIIAAVAKSQGPPHRYPATPWALVHIDYRLDNLLIDARTSPPRVSVVDWQSLVLGSPLSDAAYFLGASLLPEVRRPIERELVRSYHDALCAGGVRGYAWDACWQDYRRGAFAGFAVTVVASVIVQGTARGNDMFTAMARRHARHALDLGSAEFL, encoded by the coding sequence ATGTCGCTCGCGATCCCCACCCCCGAATCGATCACGCCCGCGTTCTTCACCGAGCTGCTGCGCCGCGCGGGGCACGCGGGCGCGACGGTGGCGCGCTTCGACGCGACGCCCGTCGGCACGGGGCAGATCGGGCGCTGCGTGCGCTTCGCGTTCGAGCTCGCCGGCGATGCCGCGGGCGCGCCGCGCACGCTGGTGGGCAAGTTCCCCTCGCTCGACCCGCTCTCGCGCCAAACCGGCGTGCAGCTGCGCAACTACGCGCGCGAGATCTTCTTCTACCGCGAGCTCGCGGCGCGCATCCCGATCGGGAAGCCGCGCTGTTATTACGCCGAGATCGCGGGCGAGGGCCCCGAGTTCGCGCTGATCCTCGAGGACATGGCGCCCGCGCAGCAGGGCGATCAGCTCGCGGGCTGCACGCCCGAGGTCGCGCGCGCAGCGCTCGTGGAGCTCGCGAAGCTGCACGCGCCCACCTGGATGGACGCGCGGCTGCGCGGGCTCGATCTGATCGCCGAGCCGAACGACGAGCGCGCCGCGCAAGGCCGCGACCTCTACGCGGCGATGCTGCCCGCGTTCCTCGCGCGTTTCGCGCCGCGGCTCGAACGCGACGAGCAAGAGATCATCGCGGCCGTCGCGAAATCGCAGGGGCCGCCGCACCGCTACCCCGCCACGCCGTGGGCGCTCGTTCACATCGACTACCGCCTCGACAACCTGCTGATCGACGCGCGCACTTCGCCGCCGCGCGTGAGCGTGGTCGACTGGCAGAGCCTCGTGCTCGGCTCGCCGCTCTCCGACGCCGCGTACTTCCTCGGCGCCTCGCTCTTGCCCGAGGTGCGGCGCCCGATCGAGCGCGAGCTCGTGCGCAGTTACCACGACGCGCTCTGCGCCGGCGGCGTGCGCGGCTACGCATGGGACGCGTGCTGGCAGGACTACCGGCGCGGCGCGTTCGCGGGCTTCGCAGTGACGGTCGTCGCGAGCGTGATCGTTCAGGGGACCGCGCGCGGCAACGACATGTTCACCGCGATGGCGCGCCGCCACGCGCGCCACGCGCTCGATCTCGGCAGCGCGGAGTTTCTGTAA
- a CDS encoding TIGR03857 family LLM class F420-dependent oxidoreductase → MTQMNELAFYTLAGQPNSPRELIDELQQAEALGIGACFISERFNIKEAATLSGAVGAVSREIGIATAATNHNTRHPLVTASYAMTMHKLTGGRFSLGLGRGIAPMFKAFGLPSITTAQLEDFAKLMRRLWRGETVVGHDGPCGKFPVLTLGPDYTGEIPLTFTAFGPNSLALGGRAMDAVVLHTFFTDETTARCVREVKAAAEKAGRDPAKVRVWSCFATIGDHLPEPVRLKKTVGRMATYLQGYGELMVRTNRWDPAALARFRSDPLVANFRGAIDARATTAELEQIAKLIPAEWLAPAATGSPARCVAKIREQLALGCDGVILHGASPTDLGPIVREYAKTRPVGKYDHLHANPAA, encoded by the coding sequence ATGACGCAGATGAACGAGCTCGCCTTCTACACGCTCGCGGGGCAACCGAACTCGCCGCGCGAGCTGATCGACGAGTTGCAGCAGGCCGAGGCGCTCGGCATCGGCGCGTGCTTCATCTCGGAGCGCTTCAACATCAAGGAGGCCGCGACGCTCTCGGGCGCGGTAGGCGCCGTGTCGCGTGAGATCGGCATCGCGACCGCCGCCACGAATCACAACACCCGCCATCCGCTCGTGACGGCGTCGTACGCCATGACGATGCACAAGCTCACGGGCGGACGCTTCTCGCTCGGCCTCGGCCGCGGCATCGCGCCGATGTTCAAGGCGTTCGGGCTCCCGTCCATCACGACCGCGCAGCTCGAGGACTTCGCGAAGCTGATGCGCCGGCTCTGGCGCGGCGAGACGGTGGTGGGCCACGACGGCCCGTGCGGGAAGTTCCCCGTGTTGACACTGGGGCCCGACTACACGGGCGAGATTCCGCTCACCTTCACGGCGTTCGGCCCCAACTCGCTCGCGCTCGGCGGCCGCGCGATGGACGCGGTGGTGCTGCACACGTTCTTCACCGACGAGACGACCGCGCGCTGCGTGCGCGAGGTGAAGGCCGCCGCGGAGAAGGCGGGGCGCGACCCTGCGAAGGTCCGCGTGTGGTCGTGCTTCGCGACGATCGGCGACCACCTGCCCGAGCCGGTGCGCCTCAAGAAGACCGTGGGCCGCATGGCGACGTACCTGCAGGGCTACGGCGAGTTGATGGTGCGCACGAACCGCTGGGATCCCGCGGCGCTCGCGCGCTTCCGCAGCGATCCGCTCGTCGCGAACTTCCGCGGCGCAATCGACGCGCGCGCAACGACCGCGGAGCTCGAGCAGATCGCGAAGCTGATCCCCGCCGAGTGGCTCGCGCCCGCGGCGACGGGCAGCCCTGCGCGCTGCGTCGCGAAGATCCGCGAGCAGCTCGCGCTCGGTTGCGACGGCGTGATCCTGCACGGCGCGAGCCCGACGGACTTGGGGCCGATCGTGCGCGAGTACGCAAAGACGCGGCCGGTGGGGAAGTACGACCACCTGCATGCGAATCCGGCGGCGTGA
- a CDS encoding nuclear transport factor 2 family protein → MDAAVSTQLLQELAAKQAIAELSATYMRGLDRLDPGLVASAFHDDARVNYGFFAGAARDFVGFAMGALKDHLANHHMLGQILIELDGDRATGEVYFQAFHRIVTNGAEEDLFIAGRYLDRYERRGGVWKMSFRAEVNDWARTEPAADGYFTASPAGLRGGRKPSDYSYRRGDLER, encoded by the coding sequence GTGGATGCAGCCGTGAGCACGCAGCTGCTGCAAGAGCTCGCGGCGAAGCAGGCGATCGCGGAGCTGTCGGCCACCTACATGCGCGGGCTCGATCGCCTCGACCCGGGCCTCGTCGCGTCCGCGTTTCACGACGATGCGCGCGTGAACTACGGCTTCTTCGCCGGCGCCGCGCGCGATTTCGTCGGCTTCGCGATGGGCGCGCTCAAGGACCACCTCGCGAACCACCACATGCTCGGGCAGATCCTGATCGAGCTCGACGGCGACCGCGCCACCGGCGAGGTCTACTTCCAGGCGTTTCACCGCATCGTGACGAACGGCGCCGAGGAAGATCTCTTCATCGCGGGCCGCTACCTCGATCGCTACGAGCGCCGCGGCGGCGTGTGGAAGATGTCGTTCCGCGCCGAGGTGAACGACTGGGCCCGCACCGAGCCCGCGGCCGACGGCTACTTCACCGCCTCGCCCGCAGGCCTGCGCGGCGGCCGCAAGCCGAGCGACTACTCGTACCGGCGCGGAGACCTCGAGCGCTGA